DNA sequence from the Prosthecobacter sp. SYSU 5D2 genome:
CAGCAACGTGCTCACCATCACGGGTGAGGGTGATCTCCGTTTGAGCGGAGTCATCAGCGGCACTGCACTGGAACCGGTAGTCATGAACGGCAGCGGCACCCTGTATTTGCCGGCCACCAATACTTTTACCGGCACCACGGTCATCAACAGCGGCACGGTCTCTGTATCGAGTACGCGCGGCCTTGGGGCCACCACGGCGGATGTCTTCATCAACGGTGGCACCCTGCAGCTGACGGCCAGCAATCTGGGCTCCGTCACCGCCGCGAGCCGCACGGTCACCATCGGGCCTGCAGGCGGCACGCTGGACTTCCAATCCAATCAGACCTTCCAGGGAAGCGGATTCTTCGGCGCCGGTAACGTGGTCAAAACCGGCCCGGGCCGGTGGAGCGTGGGGTCCAATGCCAGCACCTTCTCCGGAGAGATCCTGATCGCTGAAGGCTCCTTGCTCATGACGTCAGCCCAGCTCAACCTGGCCAAAAACCTGACTGTGGCAGCGGGTGCACAATTCATTATTGATGACAATACCGCAGGCACCTGGTCCATGGCCTCAGGTGGGAAATACACTTTCAATGGCACTGGCGGCGGCGAAGGTGCTCTGCGCCAGATTAACAGCAGCACCAGCCAGAACGCCGTTTTCACCACCACCTTCAATCGCGAACTCAACCTGGCGGGCGATACGCTCGTCAGCACTGAGGTGGCCACCGGCACCATCAGTCTCACAGGTAATGTTACTGGGGAAGGAATGCTGACCAAGCAGGGCCCCGGCACTCTGCGTTTCGCGGCCACAGGAAATACCTACACTGGCGGCACGCTCATCACCGGGGGAACGCTGCTGGTCGCAAACTCCAGCGGAAGCGCCACGGGCACTGGTGCTGTGACCATCGCCAGCGGTGCACGGCTGCTGGGCACGGGCCGCATCACCGGCAATGTCATCCTGCAAAATGGTGCGCTCCTTCAAGGTGGCACGGCCACGGCGGCGGGGACGCTGACTTTGACAGGAGAGACCGTTCTCGAAGCTGGCAGCCAGGCTGATTTCCGTCTCATTGCGGATGGCAGCAGTGACCGGCTCGTTTTGGAGGCTTTCACTCTCGATACTTCAGCCACCCTGCGCATCCTGCTAAACTACGCAGCCGATGAAGGCGATACCTTTAACCTCCTTGACTGGACCACCCTGGGCACCGGCAGTGATACCAACTGGGTGGACAACCTGGACCTTAGCCAGGCCATCCTCAGCGAAGGCCTCAAATGGGACACCAGCCTCTTCAACAGCGACGGCATCCTCATCGTCGGCATCATTCCGGAGCCTTCGCGTGCATTGCTTCTCGTCAGCGGTTTGGGCTGCCTTCTGATGCGCCGTCGCAAGCGCTAATATTTGTTAGGCGGCAACCAGACGTTTCTGTGCGGCAGGGGCGGGCCAGGAGCGGATCACTTCTGGCTCGTAATCTGCCAGGTCTTCCTGCACCCGGTCTGGATCAATCACGAGCACGTGGGCATTTGGGTAAGCCTCACGGGCTGCCGCAGCGATGTCCTGATCTCTCACCACAAAGACACCGGCCATCACTCCAAAGGATGGCAGCAGATCCTGGTGGAAAGGCATGAAGCGGATGTCCTCGCGGTCCTCCATGGTCTTTTCATGAGCACTGGCGATGTACACATAACCCATGGCCGTCAGGCGGCGGGCAAGGTTCACAATCACCTCCTGCTCAGCCGGGGTCGTATCGGCCGGAAGCATGAACAGGAAATTCTGGAGCGGCAGGACAAAGGATGGAGCAGTCATGGCGTGTGTGGGGATTCGAGATTTCTCTCATTGCATCCACCGTGCCACGCCTGTCACAGTCTCTTTCCCAGGTAAATCAGGGGTTTTTGGCCCCAAGGCCTTGCAAGATGAAAGTCCGGTCAGGGTTTGATTAGGCAGAATGCGAGATGACCGTGGAGATTGCACTGGCACGCAAATGACAGCCAGGAGGCCCGCCAATCGCATTGCCTTTTGAATCGCGTTTCGCTAGATGTGGCGCATGAATTGCCGGTTATACCTCGCTCTGCTAATCCTTCTGGCTGCTGACCGCCTGCCAGCCCGAACCTGGACAGAAGCCTCCACGGGTAAGAAAATTGAAGCCGAATTTGTCTCGGCGACTGCCACCGAGGTGACCATCATATTGCGCGGAGGCAGACAGTTCAAGCTTGAGCTGGCACGCCTGTCCCCGGAGGACCAGGCCTTCGTCCAGCAGCAGCTCAAGCCCGCCCCTTCCGTGCAGGTGATCAAGGCCGAGGACCGCTTTGAAGACGTCAAACAGCTGAAGGCCGAAAAAATCCCTGTTAACGGCACTGCTCATGCAGCCCTGGCCCCGGTGGACGAAGCCATCCGCGAGTTCATGGTGGAAAAAGGCGTGCCCGCCGTCAGCTTCGCCGTCAGCCGCAACGGCAAGATCCTGCATGAACGCACTTTTGGTTGGGCCGATGCCGACATGAAAATTCCGCTGCTGCCCGGAGTGAAAATGCGTCTCGCCTCCATGACCAAACCCGTCGTCAGTGCCGCCATTCAGACCCTGGTCACCGATGGCAGGCTGAAACCCGAAGATCCCGTGTTCGACGTTTTGGAGCTGGCCCAATATAAAGAAGCCAAAGGCTGCGACCCGCGGTGGAAGACCGTCACCATTCAGCACCTGCTGGACCACAAAGGTGGCTGGGACCGCGACGCCTCCGGCGACTTCACCACCCGCAGCACAGAGATGACGGAAATGTTCCGCCTCAAGCCCGAGGAACTGCGGCCACTGCACGTCGTCCGTTATGGCCTCACCCTTCCCCTGGATTTCGATCCAGGGAACAAGGAGGTCTATTGCAACTTTGGCTACATCCTCCTCGTCCGCGTCATTGAAAAAGTTAGCGGCCAGACCTTCACCGACTACCTCCAGGCCACTGTTTTCAAAACCGCCGAAGCGCTCTCCTTCAGTCTCAGCAGCTCCGATGCCCGCGAGCGTCAGCCCGGGGAGATCTGGTACTGCTATCACCCCGATTATCCCCAAAAGGAAATCCCCCTGCCCTACCGCGCCGAGGCTCGCGACGGTGCCGGTGGGCTGGCAAGCACCGCTGCAGACTACTGCCGCTTCCTGGAGGCCTACTGGATCAGCGGTCAGCCGCGCAAGCCCGGCGCACGGTTCAGTTACAGTTTCAACGGAAGCCTCCCCGGCGTCACTTCCGTCTCCGCCCAGCGCAGCGACGGCCTCAACTACGCCGCCATTGCCAACCGCCGTGGCCTCAGCCCCGCCGACTGGAACGGCGACCTGCGCAAACGAATTGATGCCGCCCTGGACCCCGTGGCTGCAGAGGTGAAGTGAGAATGCCAGCGACTGTTTAAAACGGCAATTGAATGCCAATGCACTAAAAGCAGCCGCCAAGTCCTTTTATCCTGTGGCTGAACCGTCTGTCCGGGATAGGATGGCCGAATGCCAGAAGAGGAAGAACCCGTCCGCATCCCCATCACCGATGAACTGGATTTGCATACCTTCCGCCCCAACGAGGTGGGCGATCTGCTGGTGGACTACCTCGGCGAATGCCAGAAGCTGGGCATCCTGAATGTGCGTGTCATCCATGGTAAAGGCACCGGCACCCTGCGCACCGGTGTGCATGCGGCCCTGACCAAAATGGAGATGGTGGAAGGCTGGACCTGGCCCGCCGGGGAAAGGTCCGGCGGGTGGGGGGCGACCTGGGTGCGGCTGCGGGGGTGAAGTTGTCTCACAGGATTGACAATTTGTGGGACAGCTTTTAAAATGCAATCTATGGCTGAAGGTGTGAACGTCAGATTTGCAGGAGAGCTCCAGAGCTTTATCCACCAACGTGTCTCGCAGACAGGACTGTACAATTCCACCAGCGAGTACATTCGGGATCTCGTACGTCGTGATTATGAACAGGAGCAGGAGCGGAAATGGGCCTGGCTTCGTCATGAACTGGCGGCGGGAGCTGTGGCCGATGCTTCAGAGTTTGTGGCACTGGATGCCGAGGACTTGATTGTTCAGGCCAAAAAACGCAAGAGCGCCCATGGCCGCTAAAATTTACCCTGCCGCCCAGGAGCGAATTCTGGAATCTGGGATTACACAGAAGAGAAATGGGGAGAGAAGCAGGCAGATGCTTATGTGCGCGGTCTGGTCGCCGACATTGATAAAGTCGCAAGTCAGCGTCACCGCTGGCGGCCGGTACCGGATGCTGCAATGGCAGGAGTGTATTACTGCCGTTACCGGCACCACTACGTTTTCTTCCGTGAGCTTTCCAAGAAGCATCTTGGCGTGATCAGCGTGCTGCATGAGAACATGGATCTTCCTGCCCGGCTCAGGCAGGACATCGAGGGAAGTGCGTAAATATTGGTGGAATTCATGCGCCCCCCACCCCCGCAACAATGCGTGCTCCCGCTTGCCCGCGCACGGCTTCCGTTTAACGTGGGCGCTCCATGTCCCACGCCGTCCTCAGCCTCCTCAAAGAAAGCCGTCACCCCATGCGCATTGACCTCATCGGCGTGGCCGGATCGGGGATGAGCGGGCTGGCCTCGCTGCTGCTGGCGCTGGGGCACCGGGTGAGCGGATCGGACAAGGTGACGACCCTGGAGACGGACCGCCTGGTGAAGCTGGGGCTACAGTTCTTTTCACCCCATTCGGAAAAGGAGGTGGAAGAGTGTGACATGGTCATTTAC
Encoded proteins:
- a CDS encoding serine hydrolase domain-containing protein, producing MNCRLYLALLILLAADRLPARTWTEASTGKKIEAEFVSATATEVTIILRGGRQFKLELARLSPEDQAFVQQQLKPAPSVQVIKAEDRFEDVKQLKAEKIPVNGTAHAALAPVDEAIREFMVEKGVPAVSFAVSRNGKILHERTFGWADADMKIPLLPGVKMRLASMTKPVVSAAIQTLVTDGRLKPEDPVFDVLELAQYKEAKGCDPRWKTVTIQHLLDHKGGWDRDASGDFTTRSTEMTEMFRLKPEELRPLHVVRYGLTLPLDFDPGNKEVYCNFGYILLVRVIEKVSGQTFTDYLQATVFKTAEALSFSLSSSDARERQPGEIWYCYHPDYPQKEIPLPYRAEARDGAGGLASTAADYCRFLEAYWISGQPRKPGARFSYSFNGSLPGVTSVSAQRSDGLNYAAIANRRGLSPADWNGDLRKRIDAALDPVAAEVK
- a CDS encoding Smr/MutS family protein, whose protein sequence is MPEEEEPVRIPITDELDLHTFRPNEVGDLLVDYLGECQKLGILNVRVIHGKGTGTLRTGVHAALTKMEMVEGWTWPAGERSGGWGATWVRLRG
- a CDS encoding type II toxin-antitoxin system ParD family antitoxin; translated protein: MNVRFAGELQSFIHQRVSQTGLYNSTSEYIRDLVRRDYEQEQERKWAWLRHELAAGAVADASEFVALDAEDLIVQAKKRKSAHGR